The following proteins are encoded in a genomic region of [Eubacterium] hominis:
- a CDS encoding replication initiation factor, translating into MVLNEEQGIKELREKRIAYGISQGRLAVASGITREYLNKIESGKMKPSKELMNTLHKELARFNPEAPLTMLFDYVKIRFPTLDIQHIIKDILKLNINYMLHEDYGHYSYTEHYSLGDIFIYTSADEEKGVLLELKGRGCRQFESYLLAQQRSWYDFLMDALVDGGVMKRIDLAINDHTGILDIPELAEKCRKREYIGKSRSYKFYQSGELIKHREDDREYMGRTLYLGSLKSDVYFCIYEKDYEQYVKLGTPLEEADIINRFEIRLRNERAYYAVRDLLTYYDAEQTAFSIINQYVRFVDEQPDKRKNDWKLNDRWAWFIGDNRQSLKLTTKPEPYTLDRTLRWVQRQVAPTLKMLKKIDKGNGTDYMETIEKQATLSEKHEMIIKQQTTPTKDLVES; encoded by the coding sequence ATGGTTCTGAATGAAGAACAAGGGATAAAAGAATTACGGGAGAAACGGATTGCTTACGGTATCTCACAAGGCAGGCTGGCGGTGGCTTCTGGCATTACAAGGGAATATCTCAACAAGATAGAAAGCGGAAAAATGAAACCGTCAAAGGAACTTATGAATACTCTGCATAAGGAACTGGCAAGGTTCAATCCAGAAGCACCGCTTACCATGCTGTTTGATTATGTGAAAATTCGTTTTCCCACGCTGGATATACAGCATATCATCAAAGATATATTAAAACTGAATATCAATTATATGCTCCATGAAGATTACGGACATTACAGTTATACGGAGCATTATTCATTAGGGGACATCTTTATCTATACGTCGGCTGACGAAGAAAAAGGTGTCCTTTTAGAGTTAAAGGGGCGTGGTTGCAGGCAGTTTGAAAGTTACCTGCTGGCACAGCAAAGAAGCTGGTATGACTTCCTTATGGACGCATTAGTAGACGGTGGCGTGATGAAGCGTATCGACCTTGCTATCAACGACCATACGGGCATTTTGGATATTCCAGAGCTTGCGGAAAAATGCAGGAAACGGGAATATATCGGAAAGTCCAGAAGTTATAAGTTTTACCAGTCGGGCGAGCTTATCAAGCACAGAGAGGACGACAGAGAATATATGGGACGTACCCTTTATCTTGGTTCGCTGAAATCAGATGTGTATTTCTGTATCTATGAAAAGGACTATGAGCAGTACGTTAAGTTAGGGACACCGCTGGAGGAAGCCGACATTATCAATCGTTTTGAGATACGGCTTCGTAATGAACGTGCCTATTATGCAGTACGGGATTTGCTGACCTATTATGACGCAGAACAGACCGCCTTTTCTATCATCAACCAGTATGTGCGGTTTGTTGATGAACAACCCGACAAGCGAAAAAATGACTGGAAACTCAATGACCGCTGGGCGTGGTTTATCGGCGATAATCGGCAAAGTCTGAAACTGACGACAAAGCCAGAGCCTTATACCTTAGACCGCACATTGCGTTGGGTACAACGGCAGGTAGCACCGACCTTGAAAATGCTGAAAAAGATTGATAAGGGAAACGGTACAGACTACATGGAAACAATCGAAAAGCAGGCAACCTTGAGTGAAAAACATGAAATGATAATCAAACAGCAGACGACCCCTACAAAAGATTTGGTGGAAAGTTAG
- a CDS encoding DUF3789 domain-containing protein, whose product MWELVKDFLLVSMGMGIGVVLMCILSVGKEADYKMKQLKESEDN is encoded by the coding sequence ATGTGGGAATTAGTAAAAGACTTCCTGCTGGTATCTATGGGAATGGGTATCGGCGTAGTCTTGATGTGTATTTTGAGTGTTGGCAAAGAAGCTGACTATAAAATGAAACAATTAAAAGAAAGCGAGGACAATTAA
- a CDS encoding YjdF family protein gives MKTIKCKLTVYFAEPFWIGIFERICDGKLSVAKVTFGAEPKDYDIQEFVLKHYYDLQFSPAVETIVKKDKKNPKRVLRDVKKQLQNNGIGTKSQQALKLQHELKKEEYKSNSKHKKQMEAEQKFKLKQQKKKAKHRGH, from the coding sequence ATGAAGACAATAAAATGTAAATTGACTGTGTATTTTGCAGAACCTTTTTGGATTGGAATTTTTGAACGAATTTGTGATGGCAAACTTTCCGTAGCAAAGGTAACATTTGGTGCAGAGCCAAAAGATTATGATATTCAAGAATTTGTGTTGAAACATTATTATGATTTACAATTTAGTCCAGCAGTTGAAACGATTGTAAAAAAGGATAAGAAAAATCCTAAAAGAGTTCTTAGAGATGTAAAGAAACAATTACAGAACAATGGAATTGGGACAAAATCGCAACAAGCTTTAAAATTACAACATGAATTAAAAAAAGAAGAATATAAATCTAATTCCAAACATAAAAAGCAAATGGAAGCAGAACAAAAGTTTAAGTTGAAGCAACAAAAGAAAAAAGCAAAACACAGAGGACATTAA
- a CDS encoding conjugal transfer protein, whose product MNDIFKDMQAKIGCEYLSDLPSYKRKVWHEMKLLNPADYDKKQLEDFSKYVFGMSYQTLKDVMKQQKGREEQCRKQGCWWKREEQLAKKQRRTGLTCR is encoded by the coding sequence ATGAACGATATTTTTAAGGATATGCAGGCAAAAATCGGCTGTGAATATCTTTCCGACCTGCCCTCTTACAAGCGGAAAGTGTGGCATGAAATGAAACTGCTGAACCCTGCCGACTATGATAAAAAGCAGTTGGAAGATTTTTCAAAGTATGTGTTTGGTATGTCGTACCAGACCTTAAAAGATGTGATGAAACAACAGAAAGGACGTGAAGAACAATGCAGGAAACAAGGGTGCTGGTGGAAACGGGAAGAACAACTGGCGAAGAAACAACGTCGTACTGGTTTGACCTGCCGATAG